The Paenibacillus polymyxa M1 DNA segment ATGAGAAGGTAGGAAGCCTCCTAAAGCACGGTACACTTTCGATTGGTTTTATCGGGCTGGCTGAGTGCATGAAAGCATTATATGGAAAACACCACGGGGAAGATGATGCTGTATACCGTGAAGCACAGCGAATCATCACTTCCATGCGCATGTATTGTGATCGAATGAGTGAGCACTACAATCTAAATATTACACTGTTCGCAACGCCTGCCGAAGGTCTGTCAGGCAAGTTTACATTGCTGGATCAACGTGACTTCGGAATTATCCCTGAGGTCAATGACCGGGAATATTACACGAATTCCTTTCATATTCCGGTGTATTACAAGCTTCCCGCTGCACGTAAAATCAGCTTGGAGGCTCCGTTCCATAATCTATGTAATGCGGGTGCAATTTCATACATTGAGCTGGACGGTAATGCACGGAATAACCCGGATGCATTTCTTAAAATTGTTCAGTACGCACTTCAACAGAACATCGGCTACTTTTCCATCAACCATCCGGTAGATCGTTGTACGGAATGCGGCTATGAAGGAATTATCGGGACAAGCTGTCCTCAATGCGGCACAGATGAGGAGCACACGCACTTTCAGCGTTTACGTCGGGTAACCGGATATCTGACAGGAGATTATACCGTTCGTTTTAATGCTGCCAAGCAAGCCGAAGTTCGCGACCGGGTGAAGCATAAGTGAATTTGTGCGGCTATATTCCGGAATCTCTGAATGAAGGATACGGCCTGCGCACCGTCGTATTCATTAGCGGTTGCCGCCATGCCTGTCCCGGCTGTTTTAATCCAGCTTCGTGGAACTTCCGCGCAGGGGAGCCATTCGCGCCTGAGCGTCAACAGGAGGTTATCCGTGATATCATGGATAACCCGCTGTTGGACGGACTGACTCTCTGCGGGGGAGACCCTTTTTTCTCAGCAGCAGAATGCTCGCAATTTGTACGTGACTTCCGCGCGGCTTGTCCCGACCGAACCGTATGGGCCTATACAGGCTTTGTTTACGAGGATCTGGTCATGGATCCGGAACGACAGGAGCTAGCGTTTTTGTGTGACGTGATTGTAGATGGCCGTTTTGTTGAACAGCAAAAGGATCTGACCCTCCCCTTTCGAGGCAGTCGTAATCAACGTCTGGTAGATGTGAGAGCCAGTATTCAGGCAGGTTACACCGTTTCATTGGCTTAAAGGCGATGTTCTACTTAGCAAGATACTATATCAAAGACAAGTCCCCACGATGGGGTGGGCTTGTCTTTTTTGCATATAACTAACAGATTCCACTCCAGTTTCTATTACTGTTTCTATTGCACATCCTGTGAGTTTCACTTATGATGGTGAACAAGTATACGAGTGCATAATTATTCGTCATACCTTAATCGCATAGCCTGGAAATAGGTGTCTGTTCTATTCAGATCAGACTTAAAAGGGAAGCCGGTGCAAATCCGGGACGGTCCCGCCACTGTAAACGGGGAATGTTCAGCTACTCATACACCCACTGGTCCACAGACCGGGAAGGGATGCTGAACGTCATGATCCGTAAGTCAGGAGACCTGCCTATTTTAACAACATCGCAGTACCTACGGAAGATAGGGAGGTGTTAAGAGCAGTCGCCGTATTTTTGAATTTTAATCGCGGAGGCATTCTTTCCCCTACTCATTTTTAGCCTTGGGGACAGAATGCCTTTTTTGGTACGTAAAAATAAACTGGCTACCAGTTAGGAGGAAACCTACATGTCCATTAACGAACGATCTGCATTGTCGGGTTTGATTAGCAGTAATCTGGGTTATCCACGTATCGGTGGGAACCGGGAATGGAAGAAAGCACTGGAGCGCTTCTGGCAGGGTAGTATTGACGAAAGCGAACTGCATAGTGAGATGAAAAGATTGCGTCTGGAGCATCTGAGCAAGCAACGTGACAAAGGGATTGATCGCATTCCTGTCGGAGACTTCTCCTATTACGATCATGTGCTGGACACATCCGTGATGTTCGGTCTCGTCCCCGAACGCTTCAACTATCGTCCTACAGGTCCAATTCCTCTATCTGTGTATTTCGGGATCGCACGTGGGCAGAAGGGAGCTACTGCCAGTGAAATGACCAAATGGATGAATACCAATTACCACTACATCGTTCCCGAATTGGCAAATGCGGCTCCGGTGCTCACTGAAAACAAACCATTACTAGCTTATCGTGAAGCAAAGCAGGAGCTAGGCATTGAAGGTAAACCGGTTCTCATCGGTCCCTATTCATTTGTTGTTTTATCCAAAGGCTATGATCGTAAGGATCTCGCTTCTATTATACGAACCTTCCAGCCTTTATACGCCCGAGTCTTGTCAGAGCTAGCAGCAGAAGGCGTTCAATGGGTCCAAATCGATGAACCTGTCCTGACCACCTCATTCCCGGCAGAGGATCTGGAGATTATTCAGGAGGTCTATGAAGCTTTGACCCAAGCTGCACCCTCGTTGAACATCATGCTGCAAACCTACTTTGGCAGCCTGGACCATTATGAGCGTCTGACTGAACTTCCGGTACAGGGACTGGGTCTTGATTTTGTATACGATGATGGCGAAAATCTTCAGCATATATGCCAGCATGGCTTCCCTAAAGGGAAAACGCTGGGTGCTGGTGTCATTGACGGACGCAATATCTGGCGCAGCGACCTGAATGCCGTGGCTGCACTGTTGGACCAGTTAGCAGAACAGACCACTGCCGCACAGCTTATCGTACAGCCATCGTGCAGTCTGCTGCATGTGCCGGTCAGTCTGGACGCAGAGCATAAGCTGGACCGAGAACTGGTGCATGCACTAGCCTTTGCCGATGAAAAGCTGGATGAAATCGCAGTCTTGACGGCTGCACTTGGTAAGCACGATCCATCTGCAATTGCCAAGCTTGAGCAAAGTTCGGATGCGGTAGCCCGCTTCAACCGCTCCGCGGCAAGGGTACAGACAGCTGCCGATTTGGCCGACCTGCTGGCAAAAGAGCCACTGTCACGCAGCGTTCCTTTCGCCGAGCGCCGGGTGATTCAGCAAAATAGGCTGAAGTTGCCCCCACTGCCTACGACGACCATCGGCAGTTTCCCGCAAACTGCTGAGGTCCGCAAGGCCCGTCTGCACTATCGCAAAGGAGAATGGTCTGCCGAGCAATATCGGACATTTATCCAACAGCAGATCAAGGAATGGATTGATATCCAAGAGGACATTGGCATAGATGTGCTTGTACATGGGGAATTTGAACGGACCGACATGGTTGAATTTTTTGGCGAAAAGCTGAAAGGCTTTGCTTTTACACAAAACGGGTGGGTGCAGTCCTACGGCTCCCGCTGTGTTAAACCGCCGATCATTTACGGAGATGTGTCGTTCGATCAACCTATGACCGTGGAAGAGACGGCATTTGCTCAGTCGTTAACCTCCAAGCCAGTTAAAGGGATGCTTACAGGCCCTGTGACCATTTTGAACTGGTCCTTTGAACGTAATGATATTCCACGCAGGCAAGTAGCTTTGCAGTTAGCTCTGGCATTACGGGCAGAGGTAGAGGCACTCGAACAAGCGGGTATTAGCATGATTCAGGTGGATGAACCCGCAATTCGTGAAGGGCTTCCGTTGAAAAAAGAACAACAGCAGGCCTATTTGGATTGGGCTGTTCAAGCCTTCCTTGTGACCACGGCCACCGCTCAGCCTGCGACCCAAATCCATACACACATGTGCTATTCCGAATTCCAGGATATGATCCAGTCCATTTCAGACATGGATGCCGACGTGATTTCTATTGAAACCTCTCGTAGCCACGGAGAACTGATTGTTAGCTTTGAGGATCAGGTTTACGACAAAGGCATCGGTCTGGGTGTATACGATATCCACAGTCCGCGCATTCCTGATGTATCAGAAATGCTAAGCATGATTCAGCGTGCCTTGCGCGTACTGCCATCAGATTTGTTCTGGGTTAATCCAGACTGTGGGCTGAAAACCCGTACCAAGGAGGAATCTGTTGCCGCATTGCGGCAAATGGTACAGGCGGCTCAAGCAGCCCGTGCCGTGCTGTCTGTATCCAACTAATATATTTATCATATCCAATCGCGTCATCATGTCCACCATATCCTATTCCCTTTCGGTCTTTCTATTAGAGACCGGAAGGGGGGTTTTATTTATTCCAAGTCATATAATGTATATGCACCTTGAATATGCTCGATTTTCATCTGCTTCAGATGTACACCTAAGCCATGTTCTCGATCCCAGGAACAACTAAAATTCAAATATAGTTCATCCTTTTCCGATGAGTCGGAAATCAGTATAGATATAAGCTGCATTCGATCCAGCAATTGCTCTGGTCGCTCCACATAAGGCGCATATTCATTAGGGTCCTCTCCCCATGAGCTGTATGCCTTCCGATACTTTTCCACTATGTCTACATAATAATGGTGTATGGACTCCAATACTTGAGGATGGATCTCTGACGAACATGCCATATACGTCTCCCATGTCTTTTTTTGCAGCTCTGTAGGTTCTTCTATAGTCTGTGCCTGTTCTTCAGAGTCGGCTCCCACGATAAATTCAGCTTCTATCTCCGATGGCTGCCCGCAAAAATCAAGATGTACCACACCACGTAGTACAACCTCCTCCGACACATCCCAAGTCTCATCATCCTGTTCCAATTCCCTATACCAGTGTTTCCAGTCCATCCTTTATCCACCTCTTCATCATAGGTAATCTTTAACTCTATCGAACACTTTACAATCTATCATTTTAATGAATCAAATTAAAGTAACATCCTATGGGGCCACCCAGCCAGAAATCGAGAATTTTCCAAATGAAACTACTTTATTCTACAAGATTCGCTATTCATGTAAGCCTTAAAGAAAGAAAACCAGCCCATTTTGACCCGAAGATTTTATTATTAAAAATTTAGTACCTTGCATTAATCAGTACATGATGTTAAATTATACCTGACTACTGATTTATAATCAGTACCCGTGACAAATTATGCACAAACACACGTTTCTTCCCCTTATTCCGAACGACACCTATGAATTATGATTACATCAGGAAGGGAGCATCGCTCGTGAATGTGAACATCCAATTCAAAAAAGGGGTACTGGAACTATGCGTTCTAGTTCTAATTGGACGTAGAGACCGCTATGGCTACGAATTGGCTCAAGCCGTCTCCCGTCATATCGAAGTAGCAGAGGGAGCCCTATATCCACTGCTTCGCCGTCTGGTATCAGAGGGATACTGCACGACGTATTTACAGGAATCGACCGAGGGTCCGCCCCGTAAATATTATCGGCTAACCGATACCGGTAGCCATTATACAAGACTACTTACACGGGAATGGAATGATTTTGTCCATCATGTCGCAAGCCTACTGGAGGAAGGAAATTCCGATGAATAGAAAACAGTTTCTTACAGAGGTGGAACAGCGTCTTTCTCCTCTCCCTGCAGAGGTACGCCATGAGCTGCTTAGTGATTTGAGCCAGCATTTTGACTACGGGTTGGTTAATGGCAAAAGCGAAAGTGAGATTGCCCATGAACTGGGTAACCCAGAAGATATTGCTCGAGAAGCGTTGGATGTTCCCAATGCAGCCTGGAACGCTTCTCCTCCGCTTCGCCAGGGCAGCTTTGCTCGCAATATTTTTACTTTCCTAGGGCTGTTGTTTCTCAATTTGCTAATCTCCATCCCGATTATGGCTACCCTATGGGCAGTATGGGCTTCATTGGCTGTGGTATCGATCAGCTTCATTGTAGCCCCCCTTCTCGCTGTTACTGATTATGCGCTAAACAGCACCTTTTACCCGGCCAAATTCTTTTTCTCTATCACGTTGACGGGTATAGGTCTATTGCTGCTGCCTGGAGTACGTTATCTCTTACTCCTTATGGTCAAGAGCACAGTACGATACTGGAAATGGAATCAGACTACCCTGAGGGGAGCTTACTAAAAACATGAATAAAAAGTGGTTTATTGCAGCAGGTCTGTGCATTGTCATCGGTGCAGCCGGAATGGTGGCCTACGGTGCTCCATGGAATCAACAAGTAATGAAAGAAACAACAGCTATAAATAAAAAGTGGACATTCACACGTGGTCAGCTACAAAACCTGAAAGTGGACAGTTCTGATAATGTTTCTATTTTGTTCACTCCTGGCTCTGGTGACCAAGGTACGATACGCATCAGCGGAGAAGTTCAGACAAAAGTCGCCGACCAAATTCATAATGCCCAAATTGAGAACGGTAAGCTTACCATTCAATCGGAGCCGGCCCCTTCCTTGTCATTCTTTTCGATCACTCCTGATTTGGATCAAACGATTACCGTAGAGATGCCCTCTGGCGAAACACTAACTGACCTACAGGTAGATGCACACTCAGGGAATGTAAAGCTTCAAGATGCCTCTGTGAAAAACACTTCTATCACCGCTACTTCAGGCACTGCCGAGATTACAAACCTCCAAAGTACCCACCTGATCGCAAATTTAACATCCGGCAATTTTACAGCCAGTCAGCTTGCAGCAGATATGGAGTTAAAGCTTACTTCAGGTGATGTTACCATTCGCGATTATAGCGGTAATGGTCTTCTCTCCCTAACCTCAGGGGAGACAAATATTACACAACGGGCCGTAGCCAACTTGGAAGTGAATGCTGATTCTGGTGACGTGAAGATTAAGCAAGCTCCCGATTTTAAAGGTGTTTATAATGTCCGCTCTGACTCTGGGAGTGTCAATACTCCCGAATCTGTTCCCGGTAGTGTGAACGTGATTAAGGTCGAAACCACTTCAGGAGATATTGATATTTCCAAATAGAGACCTCTAAATGAATGCCTCATTAGAGGCGAAGTTTGGTTCAAGGGGTTCAACCTAGTATAATGAAACCATGTGCTCAGATGCACAACCACGTTATATAGTGATAAGGAGGAGACTGGATGGAACTTAAGAACAAAACAGCCATTATTACAGGAGCCAGCAAAGGAATCGGTAAGGCAATTGCCGAAACTTTGGCCAAGGAAGGCGTTAATCTGGGGTTAATCTCACGCACATTGACCGACCTACAAAAGCTGCAGGATTCACTGGGGAGTACATACGGTGTGAAAGTGGTGAGTGCTGTTGCGGATATATCCGATCGCACACAGGCCGCTGCCGCTGTAGCTTCACTGGAGCATGAACTGGGTGCCGTCGATATTTTGATCAACAATGCAGGCATCGCCACCTTCGGCACAGTCGCAGATATGGACCCCGAAGAGTGGGAACGTATTATTCGCGTAAACCTGATGGGAACCTATTATGTGACACACGCCGCTCTTCCAAGCATGCTGGCGCAACAGAGCGGAAATATTATTAACATTTCCTCCACAGCAGGAGAACGAGGTTTTGCAACAGGCTCTGCATATTGCGCATCCAAATTTGCTTTGATGGGATTCACGGAAGCACTGATGCAGGAAGTTCGCAAATCCAACATTCGGGTTACCGCGCTGACACCAAGCACGGTCAATACAGAATTGGCTGTAAATGCGGGATTGCCTATTGGTGACGAGGACCGCATGCTTCAGCCGCAGGATTTGGCCGATCTGACGTTAGCTGCATTGAAGCTGCCGCCACGGGTTCAATTAAAAGTAGCCGGCATTTGGACAACCAACCCACAGTAATTCGACATGACATCTTAGATTCATTGGCTGCACCAAGCTCCGGCAGACGTAATTGTTCGTCATGCCGGAGCTTTTTTTAGGATAGCTATACCAAAACAAACTTTAATATAAGCGCTTTGTACTTCCAGCATACATAACATACAATTCCTGCAACCATAAGCGCATTCCAAGAAAGGGGAAAAATGATGAAGAACACAGGAATGACACGACCACTAGACCATTTGGGACGCATTGTGCTACCCAAAGAACTACGCACTTCTATGAATATTAATATTGGAGATGCCCTCGATTTTTTTATTACACCAGAGGGACTGATGATTCGCAAATATACGGGGGTTTCTTGTTATTTTTGTGGCGCCGTTGATCATTTAAGCTATTTCAGAGATCATCTGATCTGCAAGAGTTGTATTGAAAACCTGAAGAGCGATAATCCCTCCAGTCATTTGAGTGAAGCACGTCCTGTCCAGCCGAAGAAAAGAAGAAGCTACAGGAATCAGAATGAGCTCCTGAATAAACTAAAGCAGCTCATGGAGGAATACCCTAATGTCTCTCAAAAAGAATTAGCCGAAATGCTGGAATTGTCTCAAGGTCGTGTGTCACAGCTTAAAAAGCTGCTCCTTTGAATCTGTCTGTCCACCTCGTTTGTTAAAAACAAATAAAAAAAGAGCCTAACGGCTCTTGGATCATTCATCATTACGCAATGTCAGACTGCTCCATAATCGGGACTCGATAGGCAAGCAGGGACTCGTCTATTACGGCAGAAATAAACGTTGCTTCTATTTCAGGCACCAGTCTAAGCGCATAGTTCCATGCGTTTTCCTCAATTTGCAGCGCAAGCCGTTGCCGGGTCCCGATCCCGTTCTCTTGCTCCATCGCATCGGAGAGGCCCTCTAATTCAGTATCGGCGGCGTGCCCGATCTCATGCGCAAGCACAACCGTAAAATACTCCTCAACTCGATCTGCGCTGCCGAACAACTGTAAACATTGTGTTTCGATAACATCCGTATACATGGTAATGGCGTGAGCATGCATGGCATATTTGCCCCCAATCAGCCGTCCACCAGGAAAACGTTTCTCCAGCTTAACTGTTACGCCTATAGCAGCTCGTTCCAAAAGCTCAGCGACAATGCGCTCTGCCTGATTTCTCTCCAACTTAGCTTCGCTCCTCAAACCAAGATATATAAAGTTATATGTACGATATAACTTATGAAATTATGAATGTACTCATACAATACACAGTACGATATTATACCTTTTTACAAAGGAGAATACCATGCCAGAAGATTATTATATCGGCTGGGGAACGCTTGCCCTTATTAATGCCGGCTTCGCACAGTCCAAAAATCGGAGCAGGCTTAACTGGTTTGTGCTCTCACTACTCATAGGGCCGATCGCGACCCTATTGATCGTTGTATGGGATACACCGGAGTCCAGATCCAACAATTAGTCTCCCGTTAGGTTATCCAGAATGAAAAGGACAGCCTTGCGGCTTCTGCGGCAGCGCTGCATCTGTTGTTGGTTTAGCCTGTCTCGTCATATATGGCTTTTCCTGAACTCCGAAATTCGGCTTCACAAGCCGATTATCGTAAGAACTATGAAAAATATGCGTGGTTGCTGGTGACAACGGTGGGATCAGCCACGTCCAATTACCTGTCAGCACGCGACCAGCCTTGGCTTCCCGTTCCTCAAACAACTTGAATTGTGCTGCTGCGGTATGATGATCGACAATGCTGACCCCCGCTTTTTTAAAAGAATGCAGCACAGCAATGTTCAACTCTACCAGCGCCCGATCACGCCATAGCGTTGTTTCACTCGTCGTATCCAGCCCCATCAGTTTTGCCACCTGTGGCAACATATTATAGCGGAAGGTATCCGCAAAATTACGGGCACCGATTTCTGTCCCCATATACCAGCCGTTAAATGGAGCTGCTGTATAGATGATACCGCCAATCTCCAGCGTCATATCTGAAATCATAGGCACAGCATACCAGCGCAATCCCAGAGAGGCTATATACGAGAGTTCCGGATGCTCAATGGGCACCTCCATCACCAAATGTTCAGGAATATCAAAGAGCTTGGGAGGTTGGCCTCCCGCTTCCACAACTAGCGGCAATATATCAAAAGCAGTCATTGCTCCTTGCCACCCCAAATCCCTACAAGCATTCGTAAAATCCACTGAGATCGGATCCCCGATGACCCCTTGATCCGTTTCATATCCAGCATAACGAATGAGTTGATGGTTCCAAATACGAATATTCGGCTGGCCCGGCTGGGATGCGCGGAATACAGTAAGCGTAGGCTTAATTTTACCGCCATTCGTTCCTATGCGGATATGCTCCAATAGCTCGTGAACTACTTGCGTCGCATCTGACGCTCCACGTGCATCCCTGACCAAAAGCTTGTCCCAAAACAAGCGACCGATACAACGATTGCTATTCCGCCAAGCCATAAGTGCCCCGTGTTCCAGCTCTTCGTAAGTATGATCGTACGTTCCAATAGTCTCTATGTCGTGACGAATATCAAGAAGCCGGGCTTCCGCATCATCGCGGCTTCGGCCCAGCTCCTCATAACATGTATATATAAACTGCTCCGCTTCATGCAAAAGCTGTTGTTTCACTTCCACAACCTACACCCCATCCCGGTAGCTCACTTCCTTATGAGCCTATGGTCTTCCATGCCTATTCTTCATTATACTCCAGCGGCAGGCTGGAACCAACGGGATGTATAGCTTGTTCACCTGATCTCCATATACGTGGAAATCACTCCCAGAAATTTATCCCAAATATGCTGTAAGCATCCAGATATGTTTATCCATTTCTTCTCTCAAGCCATTCAGAAGATCCTCTGTTGCTTTGTCCTGTGCCGCTTCTGCTGCTTCCATACCACTAGCCAATTCAACAGTAATCGTTTTAAAATCAGCTACAACGGCCTTCACCATATCTTCGGCTGTCTGCTCGCCTGCGGACTCCTGAATAGCTGACAGTTGCAAATGCTCCTTCAAGGTCGCAGCAGGACGACCGCCAATAGCCAACAAACGTTCAGCAATCGTATCCAGATTAGCTGTTGCTTCATTATAAAGCTCCTCGAATTTAGCATGCAGTGTGAAGAATTTAGGTCCTTTTACATACCAGTGAAAATAATGCAGCTTTGTGTACAGTACAGACCAGGTAGCCACGTGACGGTTTAAAGCCTTGTGCAGTTCTTGAATAGCCTCTTGTGTAGGTGCGTTCGTATGATTTAATGTACTCATGTGTAAAATCCCCTCTCGTTATTATCATTAATATAGTTGGAGTGATACTCGCTAGCAGTAGTGTCTGATTTTCTTCTAAATCCCATGCGTGAAACTAAAAAATATTCAGCAATTAATTTAGACTTAATCTAAATCCTGTTTTAATTATAACACTATCTATGTGTTTTGCAAGGCCTTATTATGGTTAAACCATGAAGATTACGTGAATTGATCGACAGGCAAACGCTTCATATAAATTCGCAACCCACCTCAATAATCTAAACACAGCAAAAAAGAGCCGCCCCGTAAAAGGGTCGACTCTTTTTTTATTCTTGCATTTCCGAAGGGTTTATAATCAAGGGTACAACTTTGCCTACGTTTACATCAATCAAGCCGTGATCGGTAATTTTCAAAGCCGGGCTGACTGGCAAAGAATGAGTACTTAAAGACATGATTGGATTGTAATGGCGATAGCCTAGCGACAGTAATGCTGAACGCAGTTCCTTTACGTGGGCAGCAACCATTTCTAGCGGTCCTTCTGTTAAAATTCCGCCCACTGTTAACGGTAAATGGGACAGCACCTTGCCATTTTCAACTACGCAAAAGCCCCCTTGGCTGGATAGAACCGTATTCGCAGCCAAAATCATATCTTGCTTGTTATGCCCCACGACCAACAAGTTATGGTTATCGTGCGAATAGGTGGTTGCCACGGCCCCGCGTTTAATCGTATCTCCCCCGATCAAACCGTAAGCACGTTTGCCGTTCTTGCCATACCGCTCAAACGTAGCAATGAGTCCATGTTCACCATGTTCCCATACCAGTTCACCCTGCTCTACTTGGGCAGGTGCAATTCGTTCGCTTGTAAAAGTTGATCCATCCTTGACCATCATAATACGGCATTGATGTGTGCCATCAGCTACATCCAACTTCACAGTAAAATCCTGCTCTGTGAGTGGATTGAGCTTTACACTTTGATAAAAGTGGGCAGGGAACTGGCACTTTACCTGTGTCTGATGATATTCCTCAAATTTATCAAATACCTTATGACCGTCCTTATAGACTTGCTCCACATCAAACTGCTCCAGATCCGATAGTAGCACAAAGTCAGCTATTTTCCCTGGCGCAATTGTCCCGCGATCATGCATGCGCATCCGGGCAGCAGGAGTAAACGTAGCTGCATAAATCGCATCCTCAGGCTTCATGCCCATTCCGATCGCTTTACTTACAATATGGTTCAGATGTCCCCGCTCTACGAAAGAATCCGGCATTACATCATCCGTTACGAAGCAAAAATGTTGTGCAACGTCCTCCTGAATGAGATAGTCCATCACCTCAGGGGTCATGGATTTTTCCTGGATCTCAATAAACATCCCGGCGGCCATTCTTGCCTTCATACCTTCAATGCTTTGGTGGGTATGGTCTGAGCCTATTCCTGCATAGATCAACTGATGCAGATCCAGATCAAGCAACTGCGGCGTATGGCCTTCAATGATCAGCTCTGGGTAGTGCTCACGAACATGGCGTAAGATGCGGTTCGTCTTGCTCTCCGGATCACGAATGACATCTACATAATTCATAATTTCACCCAGGCAGATCATCTCACCCGTTTGCAACAAAGTATCAATCTCGGGGATGTCAATCTCGCCCCCTGAGGTTTCCAATGGTGTCGCTGGGACAGAGCTAGGAATCCCGTAAAACATATCAGCCACGCAATCTTTGCTGGCCTCCATCATTTCCTGAATACCTTCCAATCCGAAAACATTCGCCATTTCGTGCGGTTCCGGTACAATCGTCGTGACCCCATTGCGAATGAGTCCATAGGAAAAGGTTGCTGGTG contains these protein-coding regions:
- a CDS encoding adenine deaminase C-terminal domain-containing protein, yielding MRADKMILQVKVYNSYYKTFEVGNVAILEGKFMYIGQRGLESFEAAEIVEGHGKYMIPGLIDIHLHIESTMVTPATFSYGLIRNGVTTIVPEPHEMANVFGLEGIQEMMEASKDCVADMFYGIPSSVPATPLETSGGEIDIPEIDTLLQTGEMICLGEIMNYVDVIRDPESKTNRILRHVREHYPELIIEGHTPQLLDLDLHQLIYAGIGSDHTHQSIEGMKARMAAGMFIEIQEKSMTPEVMDYLIQEDVAQHFCFVTDDVMPDSFVERGHLNHIVSKAIGMGMKPEDAIYAATFTPAARMRMHDRGTIAPGKIADFVLLSDLEQFDVEQVYKDGHKVFDKFEEYHQTQVKCQFPAHFYQSVKLNPLTEQDFTVKLDVADGTHQCRIMMVKDGSTFTSERIAPAQVEQGELVWEHGEHGLIATFERYGKNGKRAYGLIGGDTIKRGAVATTYSHDNHNLLVVGHNKQDMILAANTVLSSQGGFCVVENGKVLSHLPLTVGGILTEGPLEMVAAHVKELRSALLSLGYRHYNPIMSLSTHSLPVSPALKITDHGLIDVNVGKVVPLIINPSEMQE